The sequence below is a genomic window from Ipomoea triloba cultivar NCNSP0323 chromosome 10, ASM357664v1.
TGAAATTTTTGGCTATAAATGCCAGACCTACAACAGCTAGGTTCATTTCTCGGTCGATTCCTCAAGGATTTTCGAGGGGGTTTATTGGCAGGTAATTAAGGTGCCCGCTTTATTTTGCAAATTTGTGCAGAATCTTTGTCCATTTCACACTGTATTGGCTTGGGGTTGGGCAGAGGCTACCTTCACTAAAAGCAACACCGAGCTTATCAGTAACCCAAATTTTTAAAGAACTTCCAAAGCTTTTGGTTTTTAATGGAAGTTGATtttgcaaattatattatacttaaaattattttaagcaCCAAGAGTTTGAATCTGGGGTCTGGTATTACGCATTCAAATAGAGCtgataaaaaaagtaaaaaaaactCAAGTGTCATGAAATAGTGATATCATGAAataatgacatttacatttaattCAGAATTTCTGGTGCCACTTTCCTAGttcatattttttaagaaagaaaatgggGAAAAAAGACAGCTAAAGtagtttagtataatttttccTTGTTACGTGTAATTCTATTTCCTTTAACTATCAATAGCTAATAATCTAATATTCCTTCAATATTCAGTGATATTTTGGCAGATTCCTGATTCATCTTGAAATTTCCTTTTTAATTGTACAGGATGATTGCAGATCCAGCATTTTTGTACAAGTTTCTTCTTGAGCAAGCAGCTACAATTGGGTGCTCAGTTTTGTTGGAGGTTAAAAATCGCAAGGAGAGGTATTGgtttgatttatatttttttaaatggaaatgAGGCCTAACAaatattttgagtactattaaccTGATGAACTTGCGTTGCTTTTATCATATCATAATGCAGGATAAAGCAAGAGTGGGATCTTGCCCTAGTTAATGTGCTCACAGTAACGGCCTGTAATGCTATTGTGCTGTGGTCTCTTGCTCCTTGTCGTTCATATGGAAACACTTTCCGCTTTGATCTGCAAAATACATTGCAAAAGCTcccaaataatatatttgaaaagAGCTATCCGCTAAGAGAATTTGATATGCAGAAGAGATTGCAATCATTCTTCTACAAGGCTGCTGAGTTGTGTATGGTTGGATTAACCATGGGAACTGCTCAAGGTGCTATATCAAATTTTTTGGCCAGTAAAAAAGAGGGAAGGTATGCACATCTTGTGTCAATATTTTCCTGTGTTAATGTTTGCCATCCTTCTCATTGAAATAGTATTGTGCCTCCTCGACAACTTTTCTTCTGTATAAATATTTTCGATTGCTTTTGGTAGGTTGTCTGTGAGCATTCCATCAGTGAGCAATAACGCACTTGGTTATGGAGCATTCCTTGGCCTATATGCAAATCTGCGTTATCAGTTGTTGTGTGGCTTAGACCAAACAATGATGAACTACTTTGATGTTATTGGAGTTGCTCTCTGCTTTAGCACCGCCCTCAGGTATACGTTTATGGACTTTATCAACTCTGATACATGCCTTTAAAGATGATTTTTGAGTGACTAGAGAAATCCAAGGGTCTGCACTGGGTAAACCTTgccttgtgagttgtgaccctagtcggcaaaggatcacaatgaggtaaaccagtctaggttgttcatagctaacttgctcaaaccaaaaaggtcaTTAGGCTGCTCCCGCTTGgtgttgaacttgtaaccttgtggttaccaagtcaatatcctgaccaacttggttggggttgcccccgattttttgtttttcttcttttggttGTCCCCAACTTCTTTTCAgtcttgattttatttatttttaatacctTATCTTAATTTATGCTGGTTGTTTTCCctagatattattttgttcaACTACTAATCACCATAGTTGGATTCTCTTTGTCAAATTGGATAGTCATTCATATTTGATTAATTGCATTCAGGGTAATGAATGTTCATGTTGGAGAGACATCAAGGCTGACTTGGCTCGGGGTGGAGCCAGATCCACTGGCTCATGCAGACGATCTCCTGAAAGCAGCTTACAATAGACCATCCGAGGGTATTGATCAGACTTCTTCGAAATGGTTTATATCCAAGAACGCCATAGTATCCGGGCTTGGACTTCTCGGGATCAAACAGGGCCAAGGCGGCTCAGTCACTGAGGGCGAAGCAGTGCCACCCAAAGCTAGGAGAAAAAGAGTAGTCAGGAAAAAGGCAACAGCAAACAGAACAGCATAGTTGATACAATAGCAACCAATTGTTCGATTTTGCACATGTCTGGAATAAGGATTTGCCGATTCAGATGATATTTTTCGCTTCGTGAGAGCCTGACCAAGAAAGTTTCGTTGACAATGATACACGCAGATGCCACAACACAAGCTCCATCAGTGATCAAGAGAATGATATGCTGGGGGGATTTTGCTCCTTATCTCTAGCTATTTTTTGGTGATATTGAGAAACTTATGATTCTAATAAAGAAGTGTGAAAGATTTGAGATTGTTGGAGCTACTTTCTTCTAAcaggaaaatatatattgtttcccCATTTAGTTAAGCtagtctttttctttttcttttcttaattagAGCTGTGTTTCTCCTAGGTGAAAAGTTTTGTTGTTGAGAATCTTGAGATTAAATACTTTCATTCTTAGAATGCTAATGCTTTTCTTCATTTTAGCTATAGTTCTTTGCAATAACTCCTTTATTCTTATTCTTTATTCACCACCACATAGCCAAACAACCTCTTCTACTTCATTATTTTGTCCAAAAAGGCAAAATTCCTACTCAAAGGGCCTCTACACTCTAGCTTGGCAAAATTCTCTTAGGTTCAAACTGTTAGTCTTAATTCTACATCTTTACTTACAATTTAACACCTAAGGATCAACTGagctattttactatttttatgtTTGGCTCAactcatttgaatttttttgaatgGATGTAAAGGTTTTGTTGAAAACTATATAAAACTTCTGAGAGCACTAACCAGCAATCCGTTGTCGTCCAGCGGTTAGGATATCTGGCTTTCACCcaggagacccgggttcgattcccggcaacggaaaTGTTTTTTGGTTTATGTTTTCATAAATCTTCTGAGAAGGCCAACCACAATCCGTTTAAACTTTTTTTCACCTTCTCAACCTAAGTTACCAATAATTCACTGACTCTTTATAATTTCCTTTTGAGCATTTTCCcttgtatctttttttttttttttttaattcccttacaaaatacaatttatattgtaaaaaaaaaaacaattccaaAGAAGTTAAAGTGTACAGCATTTGGAATTTCCGTAAATTAAGGggaatacaaaataataaattgattcTAAACCCAATATTATATGCTTTTTAGGAATGATACACACAACACGCACCGaccaaatattttttcttatattttaattaattatttttatcacTCGCAAAACATCCTTAATAAAAAGTCAATATTCTCCTATCGACTTAAACTCATCATCTCAATTTAGGAGAGTCACTTTATACTATTAAAAAGGTTATTAACCTTgatttaataaattagtttgcTTGtacttgaaaataaaaataaggagTAATTATTTAAAGATTTTGGTTCTTGGGTTACTTTCGgttaaaataatttcttttctgatatatatattccaaaCATTATCAGTTGCCTATAAATcgcgtaatatatatatttggcttTCAGAAAACGCATGAACACTAACGCAAAATGGTGATGGTTCCGACTACTCCGACCGACGGCGAAGATCACGGCAATAGCTACTGTTACAGTGGCGAAAGTTCGCCGAGCTCCGATGCGGTGACAAACTGGCAAATTGCTCACGGCTCTCTGGAAAGCGCCGTCACATTTGAGTCCTCTGATTCGCCAATTGACCCTGATTCTATTCCGAAATCGCCTGTTATCGTTAAGCCCCCCTCACTTGATTCTGGTCCTTGTGAAATCAAAAGTAAGTTAGCGTCGTGTTTTTCTTATAATTACTGATCACAGGAAGTGAATTTGAGACTTTATTTTTTGCTAAAAGCTTCGATTTTGATGATTATTTGGATGAGGATTTCGTTCAATTGATTAAATTTATACTTTCAACTTGAagtgttattatttatttttttttcacaaatttgTGTTCTAGTTAGTGAAAGAAATGTCACTGTTCATGTATGCTTAGAATTGTAACTCAAGTGTTAATCTGCTTGCTGGTGAATTTCGTGATGGTATTTATAGTTGATTCACTGATTGAAGCTACTAGGTAACTAGGTGAGCTTGTGACCTTCAGTGTAATTCTTTATGCCTTTGTTTTGTGAATATTGAGAAATCATGATTGCAAATCGTGAACTGAGGATATGACTTTAGAACATTCAATAATGATTATTTACCTGGAATGAATTCCATGTTTATGGTTTTCCAAGTATTTATATGGTCCAGTGTGATTATCATACAGGAGATGGAGGTTAAAATGTTTTTCTGCTAAGATCGAAGGTATATTATGAGGATAAATTGTATGATCTCATAGGGGAGTAAGAATTTGTTTTTTTCTGCTAAATTTAGATTTAGTAGTTATCATTGATTACGGTTTGTTTCTTTTGGTTGAGAGCCTCTGTGGTGAATGAAAATACAGTCTTTTTTCATTGTTGTCTCCTACTACcttatttgaattatattgtGCCGGACTTTTCTCATGATATGTCCAAAAAGAAATGTTGTTTTATCAACTCTTGTCTAAGGTTGTAAGAAATTGCACCCCCCAAGTTAATTAACTTAACCATTTCTGTTCCCAATTATAGCTtagttttcctttccttgcAGTATGCTTTGCTCAAAGGCATGAAATCCAGCAGGTTTATGTTCGGAGCACTGCACGTGTGTATGAGATATACTATGCGTCTTCGCTACATGGTGAGAATCAGTATCTTTGTACAGTTCGCTGCAGTGTGGCTGAAAGAGAAGGTGAAATTCTCCTGGCTGGGATTGAAGATGCTTCCAAGCAACATGTGAAGGTAATTAGAGTAAAAAATGGTTCCAACAGTGAAGAGGATTGGGTAGATGTCGAAGTTCCTGATTTACCTGTTGTTGAGAATGGAATCAATTGTTTGGTAAAGCAGGCTGCTAAGGAAGGTGGCAGAAGTGTCCAGGTATGGAGATTAAAGTATACTCCTTTCATTCAAACTGGTTATGGTCTCTTGTTTTTAATCTTATTTTGCTGTCATTGCCACTGCACACGAGCTTTACGTTTCTTGTCTCATTTGGCTCTCCTCATTTCAGATGTGACTCCTTAGAAGTATAAAAGACATGGCTTTACCATGTATTctaattgaaaaaaaagaagaaaaaaaaagataggaATATAACGCAATTCTCACTGTATATTTGGAAAAAAAGTTTTGGTTTTCAACATTTTCCACTGGGTAATATGATATTGTTTTGATAAATGGAGCTTTTCCTTTGTATCTGGCTATTTGCAATTGTTACCGAATTGAATTGATCATTGGATCCTCATTTCTCTGGTGCATTCTGTTTTGAGTTTTTCTTTAATGTCATTGGCCCTACTTCATGCGGCTTGATCACTTAATTGCAAAAAAGgccaaaatattaaaagatgTTTTCTTTTGTagtaatttgttaattgtttttctaCAGGAGCTTTATGAGGCTACAGCCCAAATTAGTGATGCTGAACCTTGTGCTTCACTTACAATCCGTTTGCTATCTCTTCAAAGCAAAGACTGTTTATATATAGATGAGGTTTACATCTTTGGTGATCCATTTGTGTCTACTGATTCAGAAAATCACTCTACTCCAGTGGAAAGCTCAGCCCAAAGTTCCCTAATGGCAATGCTTGTTCCTACTCTTCTGCAATTATCTAAATCAGGTGCCAGCCGAACAAATGACAAATATGCTTCTGATAGACAGGGAAAGGATGATGATGCGGGCCCTACAGCAAGGGGACATGATATGACTGATGATATGAATGGAATTCACTGTGAGCAGAGATCGACAGTTGATGAGCAACATGTGAGTTTGCATGCTGATGATCAGCTTACATCTGAAcctgttcaatctttgcttcccACCCTGGACCTTAATAAAAAGGAACAAGTGGTAGGCAATGGGCTAAAACCTCAATCTCCAAAACAATTGACTGCTGATGAGAAAAATAATATGCCAGATATAGAGAGAGTTCTAGTACAACTTGTTGACCGAGTGAACAGGATTGAAGATATCTGTTTACGGTTTGAAGAAAGCATGCTTAAGCCAATAAACAGCATGGAAGTGAGGCTCCAGAGAGTGGAGGAGCAAGTAGAAATTCTTGCTAAGAACTCTCAATATACTGGAATCCCTTCATGCAATAGAATTTCGGCTCCTTCTTTTTCATGCACTGATTCTAATTTTGGCTCTTTCTACAATGATGGAAATGATCATCCTCCTAATTTGGCATCAGAGTTAAAAATGGATTTTCCTGATGATAAATTGGCCAGCCAAATTGATAATTCATCAATTTCCGCAAGTTCTCCGCGTATGCATCCAAGTTGTGTGATTGCCGCCCCTGAGTTCTCATGtggagaggaagaggaagacaGCCATGTGTTGGAACCTTCAAAGAATTCTCCTGAAGTAAAGAGAAATCTAGCTTCCTCGATTGATAATGCTTTAGCTGCAGCACTTTCTGGATTCTTATCGACATCTGTTACTTCTCCTGCAGAATGTACTCAAAATTTTGAAGTTACTGCTTCTGAACATAGCGGTGAGATACATGAGAAGGATGGTGATCCCTTGGAATGTTCTCCGAGTGGGCCAGTTCTGAGAGATGATTGCATTAGAGATGAAAAGAATGAGGGCATGCTTTCAAAATATAGGCGGATTCTTACAGTTACAGCTCCTGAGTTCACTTTGGAGGATTTAGACGATGTGCATTCTTCACCGAACAGAAATGATTATTCACCTCCACCAAGCACTCAAAATAAGAGCATACCGAATTCTGTTTCAATTTCCAGTGACATCACAATTGAACTAGATGCAGGGCAAAAGTTAAGCGACAAGCACACCGAAGCATCTGAAGTGGTTGATTTCAAAGACGAGAGCTGCACATGTGAAAGTAATGAAGCCAATGACTTGGCGAATCCCATTGATCATGCCATCATCAAGGAAACAACTTCAAAATATCCTCCGAGTATCTTGTTCCCAGAAAATAACTGTACAAAACGCCCCTTAAGAGACGAGACAGAGACTAAACCCGAGTCTCTGGGAAGTGCTGGTGAAGCTGCTGAAGATGATGCCTCAGAGCAGTCTAGCACAGACATTTTGGGAGGATGCCGCTATTCAGTGCCTTCTCTGGATTTCGAGATTCCTATTTTGGAGGTGAACTTTGGATTACAAGACGACTCAGGTACTAAGTTGCCTCTGGAAGTCCTCCTAGGCGACACTGCAGGAATCTGTGCCACAGCCGAGGAAACTAATATTACTGTCGTGGATGACGATGTGGAAAGGGATCCTTTGACAATAACCGATATCTTGGTGGATTATACGTGTGCCAATGTTGACGATGCACCAAGCCATCCCTATGCTGATCCAGCAGCGTTCATTTCTCTCCTCTAAGCCTCAGGTTTCCAAAATGCACATGAATTTTGACATGAATTTTTGTGTATTGTCCGGTTTTCTGTTCTCTGGTCTGACTATATAGTTCAACGACAACATTCCCATGCGCTTATGCCTACTTTTTGGCGTCGGTTTTTGTGGCTTGTGCTCGTGCTGTTGCTATAATGGTATGATTGTTCTTGGAATCTTGGTTCAGGCTGCCGGAGATTCTGTTTCTACTGTCTAAAAGATGCATTAACGATTTTACTCGAGATGTTTAATGTTTAGTGTGTGTTATACGAAAAAGTTATagtatttattacaaaatcacaTGAACTAgcacaatattattattattattattactactactttATATCAAGAATAGAGGGACTGTACACCAAGACAACATAGAAGCTAAGTTGGTACATGGATCAACCGGAATCACAACATATTGAGGTTGTTTAAGGTTTTAAGTTCGATTTTTTATAGGAGTGTTTATTAGCATTTTCAGTTTGAGTtggttaattataaataaactaGACTAATTTACTTTCTTATAGTTATTTGTTTGTTAGGGTTACAAGGCACGTTTAATGTCAAGCATACATTCGGATAACGGTTAAGCTGGTTTGTTTCATTTCAAGCACACATTCAGATAACGGCTAAGCTGGTTTATTTCCTTTGTTGACCATGAGTTATAAGGTGTTCAAATAACTAATAGACTGATTTATCACTTTACAGTTCTTCACCGATTAAGGTTACAAAACAACCTTCAAATGCAGTCTTTTACTGATTAAGGTTATAAAACAAATTTCACCCGAgcgtatttattaaaaaatttagtaaaaacaacaacaatatttttagGTGAAAAGCAAAGCAGGCCTGCATGAAGAGCATTGGGTTGATCCACGTGGGTTCCCGCTCTGGCGAAGCTACACGTAAGCAAGCTGAAGGTGCAGTTATAGTGCGAGTGAAGAAACCATGGCGTCGATGTAATGTAAGGTTCATGCACCCACCGTTACTACTTTCTGTCTCCTTCTCTACGCCAAAACGAAGAATAATTAATAcccaaattaaagaagaaaaataaaaattaaaacaaaaaatggtACAACTAACAGTAGTCCAAATTAGTAGAAAGGCATTTACTCATATTTTTccgttttcttcttcttcgtctttCTCTGCTTCCCCAACACCATGCTTATTCACACTCCTTCCACTTCATCACTCTTTACAGGtttcatattatttaatttcatcattttctattttatcttcttctttttctttttttttttttttaattttattttattttaataatcattctatttcttgttttttatattttttttttctgattttctgATAATTTTTGGGTATGGGTTTTGGTTGTGGAGTCCAAAAGGTgccatttttcttaaaaattgcCTTGAAGGGTTCTCTGTGTAATAgattaaaattagaaattaatgAGTTCATAATACAGTGCTGTTTATGAGAACTAATAAATGTTTTCCTGCATTTAATTTTACACTAAAAAAGGTTCCAACTTTCTGATTCTGGAAGAGAAATTTGGCTGTTAGATCTTGATAGAGCTAGggagaaaaaatggaaggaggAAGCTAAGTTAGGAAAATGGAGAGGCAGAATCTTGGTAAcagctaattaattaatgatgttttATAGTTTCAGGTTGTTTTAATGGCAACCAATTTGGGTAGGGAAAGCATTTCTGAAATAATTCTGTGGATTTTGATACTCTTTTACTTATTGCAATACACATTCTTGCTCACAAAAAACGAAATTCCCTTACCCAGCCCGACAGGATAGTGGAGCCCGTTAGGTGGGAGGACCAATGTCTTGTGCCCACCACATTGGGTATACCTATCTTCCACACTGCAATTGCACGGAACCAACTGAGTTACTGCATTGTAATGGACACTCTAAGCACGCAACTTGTGTCCATCACAACACTCCGGGTATAGTGGTATCCCAAGGATtattagtgtttggttgcagtGTCACCTCTGTGGACTATCGGCTAAGGGTTAGTATAGTGGTATCCCAAGGATTGCTAGTTTGTAATCCTTTGGTATTTACTCTCTGGCCTCCAACAGGTCATCCCTACGTTTTCTGAAGAAAGTCAAGTTGGTTTTTCCCATGCTTGAGTCCACCGTCTTTGATGAGATAAGGTTCCGAGTGTAATTGCTCAATGCTATGTTCCCCTCTGCTGTTTTTTGTTTCCTTTCAACTTAATCACATGACTAAGCTACCCTTTTACCCTTTCGATCTTTGCAATAGACTTTCCTTGCAAGCATTTGAATTAGGACAGAAGAATTGTGAGGATACTGAATTGTTTTATACTACGTATGTTTTATGCCCTTATAACCGAAATGAAGCAGGCAgaaatgattatattttttggAACAACCTTAAAACGTGTAAATGAATCCGTTAGAAGAGCACGTGAGAGGATCACTAATTTTAGTCTCAAGGTGGGTGTTTCACTTGTTTTTTCGACATGTTGGAATCTGTGGTAAGTATTTTCCATATGATTAGGACATCCCACATTGCTGTGTGCCATTGATTAGGTTCGTTCTGATTCATTCAAATTCTGTGCAATAAATTTGTGTTGGCATTCTTGATGAAAGTAGAAAGTCCGGTTAGAATGGTTAATGGCTAATGTACTGAACTTTTGAACATGTTCATGTGCTGTTGTTTCTTCAGGCTAATCATCTCTCGCTGTCACTATGACAACAATGTGCATGGAACTTGTCTCCCCGCTTTTTCGTGTATATTACATTGCTGTTTCGGTTTGACTATATATGATGTACTTGGGCACTCTTTTTCCACAATGTACCACAATCTTCCAGAATTTGTCTCCCTGCATTTTCATGTATAATACGGAGCTGTTTTAGTTTGACTATGAACTACACTAACCACTATCTTTCTATAATggcctttttcttttctatgaCTAAGAATTCTGTCATTTTGGATTCATAAAAAACATATAGCTTCTTTCAGGAAGGCTTGCTGCGATGGACTTATCCTCTACTACTCTCGGGATGGGGAGAAAGAGTTTGGCACAGAGGATTCGGCATGTGCTGTGGCCACTTGATGAAATAGATCCTAAGAATTCGAAGTTCCCTTGTTGCTTGGTTTGGTGTCCTCTCCCGGTGGTGTCTTGGCTGACGCCTTTCTTTGGGCATGTCGGCATTTGTAGGGAAGATGGTGTGGTCTTAGATTTTTCGGGTTCCTACCTCATCAATGTCGATGATTTTGCATTTGGAGCTGTAGCCAGATACTATCAGCTTGATAGAACAAAGGTAAATATCCCTATCTCATCCAACTTTCTCCTACTGCCTACTGTTTGTGTGGTGTTGAACTTAAACGACTCAAACTCCTTCTGCTTGAGTCAACACCTTTTGGTGCATGCCTACGTGTTTTAAGTAGCGTGATTGCTTCGCTTTCTTTTGCTGTTCCTTTCACCATTTGCCCTGATTCGCTTGTCTAGGTAGAACATTGGTaaacttttcttcttttaagtgacgagggaaacccatAACTAATATCTGAGGGTGTGCACTGAGTAAACCTGCATTGTGACTCTAGCTGACAaatgaccacaaggaggtaTACTAGTCTATATTGCTCATAGTTGATTGGCTCAAACCAACAAGACTAATAGGCCGCTCCCGCTcatcaaacttgtaacattaTGATTGCCAAGTcaacagtctgaccaacttggtaGGACAATGTTGCTCATAACTCACTGGCTCAACTAAGAAGACAATAGGCTACTCCCGctgggagtcaaacttgtaactttatgATTATAAGTCAAAAATCTCACCAGCTATGCTGGGTTGCCTCCACATTGGTGAACTTCCTCGCCTACTGATTGTGGCGTGTCTTGCTCTCGTGATACTCCATGCTGAAACGACCCAAACTCTTCCACTTGAACCAACGTCTTTTGGTGCATGCCTGCACGTTTTATGttgcttttctttcttctgCTGTTCCTTCTCATCATCTGCACTAATTAGCTGATTCATTGACAAGATTTCTTGTTTCTCAGTGCTGCTTTCCCCCACACCTCGCGGGGCACACCTGCAACTGCAGATACCAGCACGCAGACTATGGACCAGCAATCACTTGGGACGACGCCCTCTACTCGAGCCAATGCCACTTCGAGCACCACACATATAACATCTTCACCTGCAGCTGCTACTCTTTCGTGGCTAATTGCCTGAACCGGCTGTGCTATGGCGGGTCAATGGAGTGGAACATGGTTAGCGTGGCGGCTCTGGTGCTGATCAAAGGCCACTGGGTCGATGGCTTCTCGGTTCTAAGATCATTTCTCCCCTGCATCACAGTGCTCTGCTTGGGACTAGCCATGACTGGATGGCATTTCTTGATTGCCTTGTTGTCCTTCTCTTTCCTTGTTTTTGGATGGTTTTTGTTTGGTACATACTGTGCCAAGAATCTGCTCAAGTGGTAGAAATGTAGACTCTTGTGCAATAGCTTAACACTTCATGTTTGGGTAAACAAAATTCATGGATAACAATTAGTatggataattttttattatttttatttatttatttattttcttttgtaatttATTACAAGActttggtcctgtttggtaaacgGTAGTTAGCTGACTGGATGAgagggtataactagttgataacattagttgattgtagaaatgtgctcggtaaattagctattagatGATAACtatttagtataatttcttaTTTGAGAGTTATTTGAGTATGATAGCTTAATTGATGTTTCCCAAATAGTTTAATGTCTTGCCAGAAGTGGTTGAAGCGTGTCCACCCGGCGAGGAGCTCCAAGGCTACGAAGATGACAATCTCATCACCGGAAAAGTTGGCGGAAATCTTGGGCACCCAAAAGCTAAGCAGGCCAGGTTGACCACATTTGTAATGAGGGAGAGAAAGAAGCTTTAATGTGTAGAGTAATTGACAAGTATAACTTTGACAAATTAATGTGTAgaataattgacaaattaaccaaaatatgtaattatataattttagggactaaatgtgtcacactataaataattaaaggactaaatttgttcaaatcaatatatatacgtATCAAATTTCTAAAAGTAAAACAACTCAAGAGTCAAAAACGTTGTTTTCCCTAATATGGAGTAATACATATTTCAATCATCCATATAAATTATTGAGCTATTGTATAATTTTTCGGGGATAACAACATCCCTAAATGAGTAGGATGGATTGAGTATTTTAGGATAAACTCGATCATAGGAGTTTTAAAATGCGTTGAGTCGTTTAAATCTTTCATACGACTTAACCATCTGAatctttcaaaataagttaagtTTAGCGTGAAGTAGACCATGACCAATTACttcgtttaattaatttttactttttatttttgatacaaaattttcttaggaagaaatattattattataacctATATCAGCCAGGTGGATTGAGTCTTGATATGAACTTAATTAGCAgggtctcttttttttttttccttagcaGGTAACACCTTTAAATATGTACCATACTCAGATTAATCatttcgggaactattttttattttttatttttgacacAAGATATTGggaagaaatctatatatatatatattaaaacagaagtgcttgctttcccgctcattttagtccaaaaaatttgaaatcagtcaacataataatatataataattccttatcagaaattctagccttccttatcattccttatttatggcaaaaattgacaaaatattcaaattatgaTTCC
It includes:
- the LOC116032582 gene encoding protein RETICULATA-RELATED 1, chloroplastic-like, which codes for MSHTVFQTAQIMPIYTSTIPTSKVVSSQKQLLHPAAAFNRLAVAGKMRKSCIRASSSVVDGDAVSALERCFQASPPADCPTSSAGSPVMFAPVMKGGKYGSLGAVTLEKSKLDMSQKQTKSSPELSTGGGGGDIGKSIFHGGGDGGDDGDDDDYMDDFDDDDEGDEGGLFRRRMILQELFDRKFVDAVLNEWQKTMMDLPAGLRQAYEMGLVSSAQMVKFLAINARPTTARFISRSIPQGFSRGFIGRMIADPAFLYKFLLEQAATIGCSVLLEVKNRKERIKQEWDLALVNVLTVTACNAIVLWSLAPCRSYGNTFRFDLQNTLQKLPNNIFEKSYPLREFDMQKRLQSFFYKAAELCMVGLTMGTAQGAISNFLASKKEGRLSVSIPSVSNNALGYGAFLGLYANLRYQLLCGLDQTMMNYFDVIGVALCFSTALRVMNVHVGETSRLTWLGVEPDPLAHADDLLKAAYNRPSEGIDQTSSKWFISKNAIVSGLGLLGIKQGQGGSVTEGEAVPPKARRKRVVRKKATANRTA
- the LOC116032319 gene encoding uncharacterized protein LOC116032319; this translates as MVMVPTTPTDGEDHGNSYCYSGESSPSSDAVTNWQIAHGSLESAVTFESSDSPIDPDSIPKSPVIVKPPSLDSGPCEIKICFAQRHEIQQVYVRSTARVYEIYYASSLHGENQYLCTVRCSVAEREGEILLAGIEDASKQHVKVIRVKNGSNSEEDWVDVEVPDLPVVENGINCLVKQAAKEGGRSVQELYEATAQISDAEPCASLTIRLLSLQSKDCLYIDEVYIFGDPFVSTDSENHSTPVESSAQSSLMAMLVPTLLQLSKSGASRTNDKYASDRQGKDDDAGPTARGHDMTDDMNGIHCEQRSTVDEQHVSLHADDQLTSEPVQSLLPTLDLNKKEQVVGNGLKPQSPKQLTADEKNNMPDIERVLVQLVDRVNRIEDICLRFEESMLKPINSMEVRLQRVEEQVEILAKNSQYTGIPSCNRISAPSFSCTDSNFGSFYNDGNDHPPNLASELKMDFPDDKLASQIDNSSISASSPRMHPSCVIAAPEFSCGEEEEDSHVLEPSKNSPEVKRNLASSIDNALAAALSGFLSTSVTSPAECTQNFEVTASEHSGEIHEKDGDPLECSPSGPVLRDDCIRDEKNEGMLSKYRRILTVTAPEFTLEDLDDVHSSPNRNDYSPPPSTQNKSIPNSVSISSDITIELDAGQKLSDKHTEASEVVDFKDESCTCESNEANDLANPIDHAIIKETTSKYPPSILFPENNCTKRPLRDETETKPESLGSAGEAAEDDASEQSSTDILGGCRYSVPSLDFEIPILEVNFGLQDDSGTKLPLEVLLGDTAGICATAEETNITVVDDDVERDPLTITDILVDYTCANVDDAPSHPYADPAAFISLL
- the LOC116032320 gene encoding protein REVERSION-TO-ETHYLENE SENSITIVITY1-like isoform X1, whose translation is MLIHTPSTSSLFTGRLAAMDLSSTTLGMGRKSLAQRIRHVLWPLDEIDPKNSKFPCCLVWCPLPVVSWLTPFFGHVGICREDGVVLDFSGSYLINVDDFAFGAVARYYQLDRTKCCFPPHLAGHTCNCRYQHADYGPAITWDDALYSSQCHFEHHTYNIFTCSCYSFVANCLNRLCYGGSMEWNMVSVAALVLIKGHWVDGFSVLRSFLPCITVLCLGLAMTGWHFLIALLSFSFLVFGWFLFGTYCAKNLLKW
- the LOC116032320 gene encoding protein REVERSION-TO-ETHYLENE SENSITIVITY1-like isoform X2, which produces MDLSSTTLGMGRKSLAQRIRHVLWPLDEIDPKNSKFPCCLVWCPLPVVSWLTPFFGHVGICREDGVVLDFSGSYLINVDDFAFGAVARYYQLDRTKCCFPPHLAGHTCNCRYQHADYGPAITWDDALYSSQCHFEHHTYNIFTCSCYSFVANCLNRLCYGGSMEWNMVSVAALVLIKGHWVDGFSVLRSFLPCITVLCLGLAMTGWHFLIALLSFSFLVFGWFLFGTYCAKNLLKW